In Cyanobacteriota bacterium, one genomic interval encodes:
- a CDS encoding L,D-transpeptidase, whose protein sequence is MTTAWGLRSLAIASVVVFSTAGHVGAQQKLSTTAANIQTGNPMPTLHIGAMLGNTTHLVVRRSYRRVYVYRGGILQASYPIAVGKPGWETPIGTYRVFSKEVNPVFKSFRSGQIIPPGPDNPLGARWIGIWTDGRTQLGFHGTNEENLIGQAVSHGCIRMLNQDVVELYDQVEVGTIVTVLP, encoded by the coding sequence ATGACTACAGCATGGGGACTGCGATCGTTGGCAATTGCTAGTGTAGTGGTGTTTAGTACTGCTGGGCATGTTGGCGCTCAACAGAAATTGTCTACGACTGCGGCCAACATTCAGACAGGTAACCCTATGCCCACTCTACACATTGGGGCTATGCTGGGCAATACAACTCATTTAGTAGTGCGGCGATCGTACCGCCGAGTCTACGTATATCGCGGAGGTATTTTGCAAGCTAGTTACCCGATTGCCGTAGGCAAACCAGGGTGGGAAACCCCTATTGGCACTTACCGCGTCTTTTCTAAAGAAGTCAACCCCGTGTTTAAGAGCTTTCGCTCTGGGCAGATAATTCCGCCAGGGCCAGATAATCCTCTAGGGGCGCGCTGGATTGGCATTTGGACAGATGGTCGCACCCAGTTGGGTTTTCACGGAACCAATGAGGAAAACCTAATTGGGCAGGCTGTATCCCATGGGTGTATTCGGATGCTGAACCAGGACGTTGTGGAGCTCTACGATCAAGTCGAAGTTGGTACTATCGTGACCGTGCTGCCGTAA
- a CDS encoding ABC transporter substrate-binding protein, with translation MVAMQRWMAAVGAIVLSLALVACSPYQFRVQSADVPEIIIPSASGPSTFNPVLNTSFYSVNGFLHQGMLTENGLTAEIEPALAESWQISEDKRRVTFTLREGLKWSDGQPLTVDDVVFTFRDVYLNPKIESGGKDILRVGLKGELPTVAKVGDRQIEFTIPEPFAPFVRFVGGVPILPAHVLKDTINTTDEKGNLAFLSTWSLQANPREIVGAGAYVMERYVPGQRIILRRNPYYWRKDQQGNPQPYIERIVWQIIESSDSQIVRFRSNELDTVGVPSDAFQLVKRDEKRGRYKVYNGGPERTMTFVSFNLNRASNAKGKPFVDPLKSEWFNTKEFRQAVAYSIDRERIKQTVFRGLAELQNSPIYFKSPYFLSAEQGIKVYNYDPEKAKALLKKAGFRYNSNGELEDAKGNRVEFTILVKAEEKSRVDMMNRIRADLSAIGIKANPQVISFNSILEKLKTRDWECYVGKFAGGSVDPHSGFNIWYSQGEAHQFNQGQRSGEPPIQNWQVSDWEKDIDRLMIAASQELDEAKRRALYVEFQQLVQEQVPFIYLVNELNFEAVRDRIQNLKFSALGGSLWNLYELKVK, from the coding sequence ATGGTAGCGATGCAGCGATGGATGGCAGCAGTGGGGGCGATCGTGCTTTCCTTAGCGCTAGTGGCTTGTAGCCCTTACCAGTTTCGTGTGCAGAGTGCAGATGTGCCAGAGATCATCATTCCATCGGCTAGTGGCCCTAGCACCTTTAACCCCGTACTTAACACGTCTTTCTACAGTGTGAATGGGTTCTTGCATCAAGGAATGTTGACAGAAAACGGCCTCACGGCAGAGATTGAACCAGCACTAGCGGAATCTTGGCAAATTTCTGAAGATAAGCGCCGGGTGACGTTTACGCTCCGTGAAGGGCTGAAATGGTCAGATGGCCAGCCGTTAACCGTTGATGATGTGGTGTTTACCTTTCGAGATGTGTACTTAAACCCAAAGATTGAATCGGGTGGTAAGGATATTTTGCGGGTGGGCCTGAAGGGAGAGTTGCCTACGGTGGCGAAGGTAGGCGATCGCCAGATTGAATTCACCATTCCAGAACCCTTTGCTCCTTTTGTTCGATTTGTGGGGGGAGTGCCTATTCTGCCTGCGCATGTATTAAAAGATACGATAAACACTACGGATGAAAAGGGAAACCTAGCATTTTTATCTACATGGAGTCTTCAGGCCAATCCTCGTGAGATTGTGGGTGCGGGTGCCTACGTGATGGAGCGCTACGTCCCAGGGCAGCGGATTATTTTGCGACGCAACCCCTACTACTGGCGCAAAGATCAGCAGGGTAATCCTCAACCTTACATTGAGCGCATCGTTTGGCAAATTATTGAGTCTAGCGATAGCCAGATTGTGCGGTTTCGCTCAAATGAACTAGACACTGTTGGTGTGCCATCCGATGCCTTCCAGTTGGTTAAGCGGGATGAAAAGCGTGGTCGCTACAAGGTCTATAACGGCGGACCAGAACGAACCATGACCTTTGTGTCCTTCAACCTCAATCGGGCTAGTAATGCTAAGGGCAAGCCATTTGTAGATCCGTTGAAATCTGAGTGGTTCAATACCAAAGAGTTTCGGCAGGCAGTTGCTTATAGCATTGATCGAGAGCGGATTAAGCAAACTGTATTCCGGGGATTAGCAGAGTTGCAAAATTCCCCTATTTATTTCAAAAGTCCCTACTTTTTGTCCGCAGAGCAGGGAATCAAAGTGTATAACTATGACCCAGAAAAAGCGAAGGCACTCCTGAAAAAGGCGGGGTTTCGCTACAACAGCAACGGAGAGTTGGAGGATGCTAAAGGCAATCGTGTGGAGTTCACTATTTTAGTGAAGGCAGAAGAAAAGTCACGGGTGGATATGATGAATCGCATCCGGGCAGATTTGAGCGCGATCGGCATCAAAGCTAACCCTCAAGTCATCAGCTTTAACTCGATTTTGGAAAAACTTAAGACCCGCGATTGGGAATGTTACGTGGGTAAGTTTGCGGGTGGCAGTGTAGACCCCCACAGTGGTTTTAACATTTGGTATAGCCAAGGTGAAGCGCATCAGTTTAACCAAGGGCAACGCTCTGGTGAACCGCCTATTCAAAATTGGCAAGTGAGCGATTGGGAAAAGGACATCGATCGCCTAATGATTGCCGCATCTCAAGAATTGGATGAAGCCAAGCGTCGTGCTCTCTATGTGGAATTTCAGCAACTAGTGCAAGAACAAGTTCCTTTTATCTACTTGGTGAATGAGTTGAACTTTGAGGCCGTGCGCGATCGCATTCAAAATCTTAAATTCTCGGCCTTAGGGGGTTCCCTGTGGAACCTGTACGAGCTGAAGGTGAAATAA
- the psbM gene encoding photosystem II reaction center protein PsbM gives MQVNELGFIATLLFVLVPAAFLIILYIQTASQNANKGS, from the coding sequence ATGCAAGTTAATGAATTGGGTTTTATTGCTACTCTATTGTTCGTACTTGTTCCAGCAGCGTTTCTCATTATTCTCTATATCCAAACAGCTAGCCAAAACGCTAACAAAGGCTCCTAG